The sequence CTGCTGCTGCCCGACGCTGAGGCGGGAGACCTCGGCGTCGGGGCGGTCAAGCCCGAGGTGGGAGAGCAGGGCGAGGGCCCGCGGCCGGTGCTCTCGGCGGGGGATCGGGGAGAACATCAGGGCCGCCATGACGTTCTCGGCGGCGGTGAAGCCGAGAAGAAGGTTGAAGGTCTGGAAGATCATGCCGATGGAGCGGCCGCGGAAGTGATCGCGGGCGGCGGGCCGGAGAGCATGGATGTTCTGGCCGGCGACCTCGATCGTGCCCGAGGAGGGATCCATAAGTCCGGCGATGAGAGAGAGCAGGGTGCTCTTGCCAGCGCCCGAGCCGCCGGTGAGGAGGACCTGCTCGCCGCGGGCCAGGGAGAGGGCGGGGATGTCGATCATCCACGGCGAAGCCGGCGTGGTCGCATTGAAGGGGGACTGGTAGCGGAATCGGAGCCGGGAGATCCCGAGCGCGGAGTCGCTGCCGGCGGCAGCGGGCTCGTGGCTTGCGGGGTGTGCGTGGGTCGTCATGGGCCCTTGATCATTCGTCGCGGGCGGGGCGAGTCCAGCGACGAGTCGGTGCGGCGACGCCGGGGGGTGCGTCAGCGGTCAGGAGAGCACGCGGCGGACCTCGGCCTCCGTCGTCATCCCGGCGCGGATCTTGTCCATCGCGTCGTCCCACATCGTCCGCATGCCGCCGGCGCGCGCGGCCTCGGCGATGGCGACCGAGTCGGACCGCTGAGCGGTGAGGCGGCGGATGTCGTCGGTCATCTTCATGATCTCGAAGACGCCGAGCCGGCCGTAGAAGCCGGTGCCGAAGCACTTGTCGCAGGGCTTCGAGTCGTCGCCGGGCGAGCGGCCCGACCCGCTGCACGCGCGGCAGGTGCGCCGGACCAGCCGCTGGGCGATCGCCGCGAGGAGCGAGGATGT comes from Phycisphaeraceae bacterium and encodes:
- a CDS encoding ABC transporter ATP-binding protein, whose translation is MTTHAHPASHEPAAAGSDSALGISRLRFRYQSPFNATTPASPWMIDIPALSLARGEQVLLTGGSGAGKSTLLSLIAGLMDPSSGTIEVAGQNIHALRPAARDHFRGRSIGMIFQTFNLLLGFTAAENVMAALMFSPIPRREHRPRALALLSHLGLDRPDAEVSRLSVGQQQRVAVARAVACDPVLVLADEPTASLDPENAGAAISLIQQACRERHAALLCVSHDPSMAHCFTRRESLSALTAGAPSATPDR